A single genomic interval of Candidatus Eisenbacteria bacterium harbors:
- a CDS encoding glycosyltransferase family 1 protein: protein MRIGIDARWIFRELSGIGTYTRELVKHLAEIDRQNEYVLFFDRAAALEEVRAFAHLEEAPNFSTSLLAHGPFSPWSQLVLPSLFTRLRLDVFHSANYMIPFLAFPRNRAGDTLCVVNLHDLIPLLFPHYSPRSKKARLLPLYRLLMTEVGRRADVIITGSSSARSDILRELQISNPSTVVVIPDGVDARFTPSGAAKAHTKTILYVGRLDPYKNVPRLVEAFWRVRQTAAPEATLRIVGPKDDRYPEAPRLAEKLGLGPLVQWAGYLTDWELVEAYRQAAVFVLPSRYEGFGLPALEAMACGTPVICSNAASLPEVVGDAAMQVDPDDVEGLAEAIARVLTDEALASTMREKGLRRAAQFSWRRTAQLTLEVFRSLKETKKQQV from the coding sequence ATGAGAATCGGCATTGACGCCCGATGGATTTTTCGCGAGCTCAGCGGCATCGGGACTTACACGCGGGAGCTGGTCAAGCACCTGGCGGAGATTGACCGCCAGAATGAATACGTACTCTTCTTCGATCGGGCTGCCGCGCTGGAAGAAGTCCGTGCATTCGCGCACTTGGAAGAGGCGCCCAATTTCAGCACTTCTCTTCTGGCGCACGGTCCCTTTTCACCGTGGAGCCAACTGGTGCTTCCTTCCCTGTTCACAAGACTGCGTTTGGATGTCTTCCACTCTGCCAACTACATGATTCCGTTTCTGGCGTTTCCGAGGAATCGGGCCGGAGACACTCTGTGCGTGGTCAACCTGCACGACTTGATTCCACTCTTGTTTCCACACTATTCGCCGCGCTCAAAGAAGGCGCGTTTGCTTCCCCTGTATCGCCTGCTAATGACTGAGGTGGGCCGCCGCGCGGATGTGATCATCACCGGGAGCTCCTCCGCCCGCTCGGATATTCTGCGCGAGCTGCAGATTTCGAATCCTTCAACCGTGGTCGTGATTCCTGACGGGGTGGACGCGCGGTTTACGCCGTCTGGTGCGGCCAAGGCTCACACCAAGACGATTCTCTACGTCGGACGACTCGATCCATACAAGAACGTTCCCAGGCTTGTTGAAGCCTTTTGGAGAGTCCGGCAGACTGCCGCACCGGAAGCAACACTGAGAATCGTGGGTCCGAAGGACGATCGATACCCCGAGGCTCCTCGGTTGGCCGAAAAGCTCGGTCTTGGACCTCTTGTACAATGGGCGGGCTATCTGACCGATTGGGAACTGGTCGAGGCGTATCGCCAGGCTGCGGTATTCGTGTTGCCTTCACGCTATGAGGGATTCGGATTACCTGCACTGGAAGCCATGGCCTGCGGCACACCGGTCATTTGCAGTAACGCGGCATCTCTACCGGAGGTCGTGGGAGACGCTGCGATGCAGGTCGACCCGGATGATGTGGAAGGTCTGGCCGAGGCCATAGCACGCGTTCTCACTGATGAAGCCCTGGCGTCAACGATGCGAGAGAAGGGTCTTCGCCGTGCGGCTCAATTCAGTTGGCGGCGCACCGCGCAACTCACGCTGGAAGTCTTTCGATCGCTCAAGGAAACGAAGAAGCAACAAGTTTAG
- a CDS encoding aspartate-semialdehyde dehydrogenase: protein MKKYVVGIIGATGAVGCELIKILEERDFPVGELRLFASKRSAGMLKEFNGRSVAVQALDASSLDGIELALFSAGSPVSREFAPILASRGALVVDNSSAFRADVKIPLVIPEVNGHEARGKRGIIANPNCSTIQLVLAVEPVHRTWGIEHLFVATYQSVSGTGGKAMRELREQSSAHLNGRPLEKEIYPNEIAFNLFPHIGDFGNDGLNLEERKIVFETRRFLRDENLMLSVTAVRVPVFRCHSEAVVLITKKKTTAGAVADVLRSCPGVCLTDGRDVASYSTPRFAEGRDEVFVGRLRDTFPEGRGISMWIVSDNLRKGAALNAVQIAEVALELR from the coding sequence ATGAAGAAGTACGTTGTCGGTATCATAGGAGCCACGGGCGCGGTCGGTTGCGAGCTCATCAAGATTCTGGAGGAAAGGGATTTCCCCGTCGGTGAATTGAGGCTTTTCGCCTCGAAGAGATCGGCAGGAATGCTGAAGGAATTCAACGGACGGAGCGTCGCTGTCCAGGCGCTGGACGCCTCCTCTCTTGACGGGATCGAGCTGGCGCTGTTCTCGGCCGGCAGTCCGGTCAGCCGGGAATTCGCCCCCATTCTTGCGTCTCGCGGTGCGCTGGTGGTGGACAACAGCAGCGCGTTCAGGGCCGACGTGAAGATTCCCCTCGTCATTCCGGAAGTCAACGGCCACGAGGCGAGGGGCAAGCGCGGCATAATCGCGAATCCAAACTGTTCCACGATACAACTGGTTCTTGCCGTCGAGCCCGTCCATCGCACGTGGGGCATAGAGCATCTCTTCGTGGCGACTTACCAGTCCGTGTCGGGTACGGGCGGCAAGGCAATGCGCGAATTGCGTGAGCAGTCCTCGGCGCATTTGAACGGACGCCCCCTCGAGAAGGAGATCTACCCCAACGAGATCGCCTTCAACCTGTTTCCGCACATCGGCGATTTTGGCAACGATGGGCTCAACCTGGAGGAGAGGAAGATTGTCTTCGAGACTCGACGCTTCTTGAGAGATGAGAATCTGATGCTGTCGGTTACGGCAGTCAGGGTGCCCGTCTTTCGCTGTCACAGTGAAGCCGTCGTCTTGATCACGAAAAAGAAAACCACCGCCGGTGCAGTTGCGGATGTCCTCCGGTCCTGCCCGGGCGTTTGCTTGACGGACGGGAGGGACGTCGCATCATATTCGACGCCTCGCTTTGCGGAGGGGCGAGACGAAGTTTTTGTGGGACGCTTGAGAGACACTTTTCCGGAGGGCCGCGGGATCAGCATGTGGATTGTGTCCGACAACCTGAGAAAGGGCGCGGCGCTGAACGCCGTCCAGATCGCAGAAGTGGCCCTGGAGTTGAGATAA
- a CDS encoding DNA-binding protein: MKFSKTELGYVVRLEPGEEIISSLSSFAGIQGFASASLQGIGAATDLTIGYFERTKKSYVKKALVGEYEVLSLSGTISSFEGNPWVHAHVVVSGPGFDVVGGHLFSGKVTVTIELVLTVSQKRIERREDAQAGFKYMDLEHSV, encoded by the coding sequence ATGAAATTCTCAAAGACGGAACTTGGATACGTCGTGAGACTGGAGCCGGGAGAAGAGATCATCTCCTCTCTCTCGTCATTTGCCGGAATTCAGGGCTTCGCGAGCGCGTCCCTGCAAGGCATCGGTGCAGCCACAGATCTTACGATCGGCTATTTCGAACGCACGAAGAAAAGCTACGTCAAGAAAGCACTGGTCGGGGAATATGAGGTCTTAAGCCTTTCCGGTACCATCTCTTCATTTGAGGGCAATCCCTGGGTTCATGCTCATGTTGTAGTGTCCGGCCCCGGGTTCGACGTGGTCGGCGGCCACTTGTTCTCCGGGAAAGTAACGGTTACAATCGAGCTGGTTCTCACGGTGAGTCAGAAGAGAATCGAGCGGAGAGAAGACGCTCAGGCCGGCTTCAAGTACATGGACCTGGAGCACTCCGTCTAG
- a CDS encoding class I SAM-dependent methyltransferase, whose protein sequence is MARPRLSQFNYSAFSGSPEATRFYQRKYVSYFTKGDTVLDVGCGEGDFLELLKDAGIEAIGLERSELMLSKLQKKTLSVVQGDAREFLKGKADTYNGIFCAHFIEHLTPDEALGFLGDAFDALKPGGILIVITPNLGSIEVMSERFWLDLTHTRPYPLPLLKEMAHFAGFEIVASGFDRDTGRSESRLDPRYLLKKLRFGEYYARGDSFMIARKRQ, encoded by the coding sequence ATGGCGCGGCCCCGGCTGAGCCAGTTCAATTACAGCGCATTCTCGGGCTCTCCCGAGGCAACGCGGTTTTACCAGAGGAAATACGTTTCCTATTTCACGAAGGGCGACACGGTGCTCGACGTTGGATGCGGCGAGGGGGACTTCCTCGAATTGCTGAAGGATGCGGGGATAGAGGCGATTGGCCTCGAACGATCGGAATTGATGCTCTCCAAGCTTCAGAAAAAGACCCTGAGCGTGGTGCAGGGCGATGCGAGGGAATTCCTGAAGGGCAAGGCCGACACTTACAACGGCATATTCTGCGCTCACTTCATCGAGCATCTTACGCCCGACGAGGCGCTCGGTTTCTTGGGCGATGCATTCGATGCGCTCAAACCGGGCGGCATTTTGATCGTCATCACGCCCAATCTCGGGAGTATCGAAGTGATGAGCGAGCGCTTCTGGCTCGACTTGACCCACACGAGACCATATCCCCTTCCCCTCCTGAAGGAGATGGCTCATTTCGCGGGGTTTGAGATCGTGGCGAGCGGGTTCGACAGGGACACCGGAAGGTCAGAGAGCCGGCTTGACCCCAGATATCTTCTCAAGAAGCTCCGGTTCGGAGAATACTACGCCCGGGGCGATTCCTTCATGATCGCACGCAAGCGACAATAG
- a CDS encoding glycosyltransferase family 1 protein: MRVCLDGRPVQPGFKRHKNRGIGTYAENLLSYLPALAPHVQFSIIFEKNKPVDERFRRQNVDYLIHSVPGLLSLNHPIIDAFAYLPLTLQRCQADVIHFFSHLDAPWFGMHKKAVVVTVHDAIPLVFPELYHTNGTVLRRGYQRALKSIVRGARIVIADSECSKRDAVTYLSAREDRVRVIYLGVDPVFERVTDPEKLAAVREKHRLVHPFIFYLGGIDPRKNVRRLLAAYAGLIKRSAFPHDLVIAGDIRNEPEFPELEREIQATGMEERIRLLGFVATEECPALYSAADCFVFPSLYEGFGLPLLEAMACGTAVISSDRSSLPEIVGDSGLIVNCEDVDAIAAAMAAVLGTESLRHDLGARGMRQAKLFSWGKTAAETLAVYEEVVRTRRKPLGRE, encoded by the coding sequence ATGCGGGTTTGTCTGGACGGAAGGCCGGTTCAGCCCGGCTTCAAGCGCCACAAGAATCGAGGCATCGGAACCTACGCGGAGAACTTGCTCAGTTACCTGCCCGCGCTCGCCCCTCACGTTCAGTTTTCGATCATATTCGAGAAGAACAAGCCGGTTGACGAACGCTTTCGGAGGCAGAATGTTGATTATCTTATCCATTCGGTGCCCGGCCTTCTTTCATTGAACCATCCGATCATTGACGCGTTCGCCTATCTGCCGCTGACTCTGCAAAGGTGCCAGGCGGACGTGATTCACTTCTTCTCTCACCTCGATGCGCCTTGGTTCGGAATGCACAAGAAGGCGGTGGTTGTGACCGTCCACGATGCAATTCCCCTGGTTTTTCCCGAGCTCTACCATACTAACGGCACCGTTCTTCGCCGCGGGTATCAACGGGCCCTCAAGAGCATCGTTCGGGGCGCACGTATCGTAATCGCCGATTCCGAGTGTTCAAAGCGGGATGCCGTTACCTACCTTTCCGCCCGGGAAGACAGAGTTCGCGTCATCTACCTCGGCGTCGATCCGGTGTTCGAGCGAGTCACCGATCCGGAGAAGCTCGCTGCAGTGCGGGAGAAACATCGCCTTGTTCACCCATTCATCTTCTATCTGGGAGGTATTGATCCCAGGAAGAACGTGAGGCGACTGCTTGCAGCATACGCCGGGCTGATAAAACGTTCCGCGTTTCCGCACGACCTCGTCATTGCGGGGGACATCCGGAACGAACCAGAGTTTCCGGAACTCGAGCGGGAGATTCAGGCCACGGGCATGGAGGAGCGAATCAGGCTGCTCGGCTTCGTCGCAACGGAAGAGTGCCCCGCACTCTACTCTGCCGCCGATTGTTTCGTATTTCCCTCGCTGTATGAAGGCTTCGGTCTGCCGCTCCTGGAGGCGATGGCGTGCGGCACGGCGGTGATTTCTTCCGACCGCTCGTCTCTCCCTGAGATTGTGGGTGACAGCGGTCTCATCGTGAATTGCGAGGACGTCGATGCGATTGCTGCTGCGATGGCCGCGGTATTGGGCACCGAGTCGCTCCGCCACGATCTCGGAGCGCGCGGAATGAGACAGGCAAAGCTCTTTTCATGGGGGAAGACTGCGGCAGAGACATTGGCTGTCTACGAGGAAGTCGTCCGAACGCGACGAAAACCGCTCGGACGAGAGTAG
- a CDS encoding undecaprenyl-phosphate glucose phosphotransferase, giving the protein MKGLRDKNELLIPFLQVLTDVVGIEASFLASYWLRFYSPLTAVFPVAKGFPSLHVYLVSSLVVMLVWLLIFRTMRSYGARRNAGAVDETYSVVKGVTLGMLVVMASAFFYRGFSYSRLVFVLIWATSIVILTVSRILLIHHEKRLHRRRRGLLRAAIIGSSKWGDTLFTKVNRRPGLGLHIVGHMGQNASLAEKIPCLGDFRDIAGVVEREGVSILFLALDETEMQQLFLLINECSGLNVKFYLIPNLLEMMTSQLCVEELEGIPVLKIKDVAMSDWNRVFKRVFDVLVSSVALLLMCPLSFVIAVAIVLVSKGGVFYKQTRLGIDGREFELYKFRTMPEGAESDTGPVWTVKGDPRVTGVGRLLRRTSLDELPQVWNILKGDMSLVGPRPERPHFVRQFSTRIPKYLERQRVKSGMTGWAQVNGLRGNVAVEERTQYDLYYVENWSLLLDIKILLMTCMAVLRGENSY; this is encoded by the coding sequence ATGAAGGGTCTTAGAGACAAGAACGAGCTGCTCATTCCTTTTCTGCAGGTGCTCACAGACGTTGTGGGAATCGAGGCCTCTTTCCTGGCGTCCTATTGGCTCCGCTTCTATTCTCCCCTGACCGCCGTTTTTCCCGTTGCCAAGGGCTTTCCTTCGCTGCATGTCTATCTCGTCAGTTCACTGGTCGTGATGCTGGTGTGGCTGCTCATTTTTAGAACGATGCGATCGTATGGGGCCAGAAGGAACGCGGGGGCGGTCGACGAAACATATTCGGTGGTGAAGGGTGTGACGTTGGGAATGCTGGTGGTCATGGCGAGCGCGTTCTTCTATCGCGGATTCTCCTACTCGAGGCTGGTGTTTGTCCTGATTTGGGCGACCAGCATCGTGATTCTGACCGTCAGCAGGATTCTTCTCATACACCACGAAAAACGTCTTCACCGGAGACGAAGGGGACTCTTGAGGGCGGCCATCATCGGATCGAGCAAGTGGGGCGACACCCTGTTTACGAAGGTCAATCGCCGGCCCGGACTGGGGCTGCACATCGTCGGTCACATGGGGCAAAACGCATCTCTGGCCGAGAAAATTCCGTGCCTGGGGGACTTTCGTGACATTGCGGGCGTGGTGGAACGAGAGGGGGTTTCCATCCTCTTTCTGGCTCTGGACGAAACGGAAATGCAGCAGCTCTTCCTGCTGATCAACGAGTGTTCGGGCCTGAACGTCAAATTCTATCTCATTCCAAACCTGCTGGAAATGATGACCAGTCAGCTTTGTGTTGAGGAACTGGAAGGAATTCCCGTTCTCAAGATCAAAGACGTGGCGATGAGCGACTGGAATCGCGTTTTCAAACGCGTGTTCGATGTCCTTGTTTCTTCCGTTGCCCTGTTGCTCATGTGTCCCTTGTCTTTCGTGATCGCGGTTGCGATCGTTCTGGTTTCCAAAGGGGGAGTGTTCTACAAACAGACGCGGCTGGGAATCGATGGCCGTGAGTTTGAATTGTACAAGTTCCGAACAATGCCTGAGGGAGCCGAGAGCGACACTGGTCCGGTCTGGACGGTGAAGGGAGACCCCCGCGTCACCGGCGTAGGAAGACTCCTGCGGCGAACCAGCTTGGACGAGTTGCCACAAGTGTGGAATATCCTGAAGGGAGACATGAGCCTGGTGGGCCCCCGGCCCGAAAGGCCCCATTTCGTGCGACAGTTCAGCACGAGGATCCCCAAGTATCTGGAACGTCAGAGAGTCAAATCAGGCATGACGGGGTGGGCCCAGGTCAATGGATTGCGCGGCAACGTTGCCGTTGAGGAAAGGACGCAGTACGATCTCTACTACGTGGAGAACTGGTCGCTCCTGTTGGACATCAAGATTCTTCTCATGACGTGCATGGCGGTGCTGAGGGGCGAGAACAGTTACTGA
- a CDS encoding slipin family protein, translating to MPAISTLIVILVIIILSAVKVLREYERGVIFRLGRLVGARGPGIFLLIPIVDRMIKVSLRTVVMDVPPQDVITRDNVSLKVNAVVYFRVLYPEKAIVEVENYLFATSQLAQTTLRSVVGQSDLDHLLSDRERINLQLQTILDKHTDAWGIKVSAVEVKQVDLPQEMQRAIAKQAEAERERRAKVINAEGEYQAAQKLADAAKIISEFPYALQLRYLQTLKEVAAENNSTTLFPVPIDLFEPFIRKAKEALKP from the coding sequence ATGCCGGCGATTTCAACACTCATTGTCATTCTAGTCATAATAATCCTGAGCGCCGTAAAAGTACTCAGGGAGTACGAAAGAGGCGTGATTTTCAGGCTGGGAAGGCTTGTAGGAGCAAGGGGGCCCGGGATATTCCTGCTCATTCCAATAGTCGACCGTATGATCAAGGTCAGTCTGCGAACCGTCGTCATGGACGTTCCACCACAGGACGTGATCACGAGGGACAACGTTTCCCTCAAGGTCAACGCCGTTGTCTATTTCAGAGTACTGTACCCGGAGAAAGCGATTGTGGAAGTCGAGAACTACCTCTTTGCCACTTCCCAGCTTGCCCAAACGACGCTTCGAAGCGTCGTGGGACAGTCAGATCTGGATCACCTGCTCTCCGATAGGGAACGGATCAACCTCCAGTTGCAGACCATCCTGGACAAGCACACGGATGCGTGGGGCATCAAGGTGTCCGCCGTGGAAGTGAAGCAGGTAGACCTCCCGCAAGAGATGCAGCGCGCGATTGCCAAGCAGGCCGAGGCGGAGAGAGAAAGAAGGGCAAAGGTCATTAACGCTGAGGGTGAGTATCAGGCTGCTCAGAAGCTTGCGGATGCGGCGAAGATAATATCGGAGTTCCCGTACGCGCTTCAGTTGAGGTACTTGCAGACGCTGAAAGAGGTTGCCGCCGAGAATAATTCCACTACTCTCTTCCCCGTCCCCATCGACCTCTTCGAGCCGTTCATAAGAAAGGCCAAGGAGGCTCTCAAGCCATAG
- a CDS encoding flippase: MRKKAMQTTLTSRVAYNTIVQFVGKGITTVIGVITLGLLTRYLDVSGYGEYTIVFAFLGCFAVAADFGLCSIAVRDIAQTPDQKEKIFGNIFTLRIILGVGLLALAPLVAYFIPNYNHDIKAGIGICAFASFFILLNQTLLAIFQVNLRMEKAVIIDTAGRAMILVLVVLCIKEQLGFLSIIAAHGLGNLATFILSLFLARPFIKIRLRFDRVYLRHLIPQVLPLGAVAVLGIVYSKIDQIILSLFWSSWHVGIYGAPYKILEILVSLPAMFVGSVLPIISMYSASRDSRFFESLQRAFDFLALMALPTVFGVLMVAPTIIRVFAGREFAPSTPLLRILILAVGLMFFGTLAGSTIVAAGLQKRLVKIYVISTVSNIVLNLLLIPIYSFYAAAVITVLTEAWACSAAYVIVWRHLGWRPRLDRLSRATLAALVMSLIVLLLRGENLAVQVAVGGGVYFAVLFLTGAINREMMRTLLGRVD, translated from the coding sequence GTGCGAAAGAAGGCGATGCAGACCACCCTCACTTCCCGCGTGGCTTACAACACGATAGTCCAGTTTGTCGGCAAGGGAATCACGACCGTCATCGGAGTGATCACCCTTGGTCTCTTGACTCGCTATCTCGATGTCAGCGGATACGGGGAATACACGATCGTATTTGCCTTTCTGGGATGCTTCGCCGTCGCGGCCGATTTCGGCCTGTGTTCCATCGCCGTGAGGGACATTGCGCAGACCCCGGACCAGAAAGAGAAGATATTCGGCAACATCTTCACCCTGAGAATCATTCTGGGAGTAGGCCTTCTGGCCCTGGCACCGCTCGTCGCCTATTTCATTCCCAACTATAATCATGACATCAAGGCAGGGATCGGCATTTGTGCCTTTGCGTCGTTCTTCATCCTTCTGAATCAGACGCTGTTGGCAATCTTTCAGGTGAACCTCAGAATGGAGAAGGCGGTCATCATTGACACCGCCGGTCGAGCCATGATCCTTGTGCTCGTCGTGCTTTGCATCAAGGAACAACTTGGCTTTCTCTCCATAATTGCCGCACACGGCCTTGGCAACCTGGCGACGTTCATTCTGTCGTTGTTCTTGGCGCGACCTTTCATCAAGATCAGGCTTCGTTTTGACCGGGTATATCTGCGCCATCTGATCCCGCAGGTCTTGCCTCTGGGGGCAGTCGCGGTCTTGGGTATCGTCTATTCGAAGATTGACCAGATCATTCTCTCGCTGTTTTGGAGCAGCTGGCACGTCGGTATATATGGCGCCCCGTACAAGATTCTGGAGATTCTTGTTTCTCTGCCGGCAATGTTCGTTGGATCTGTGTTGCCGATCATTTCGATGTACTCGGCCAGCCGTGATTCCAGGTTTTTTGAGAGCCTCCAAAGGGCCTTTGATTTCTTGGCTTTGATGGCTCTTCCGACTGTGTTTGGAGTCTTAATGGTTGCGCCGACCATAATCAGGGTCTTTGCCGGTCGAGAGTTTGCCCCTTCCACGCCTCTACTTCGAATCTTGATTCTTGCGGTCGGCCTGATGTTTTTCGGCACCCTTGCAGGCAGTACCATTGTTGCTGCGGGCCTGCAGAAGCGCCTCGTGAAGATCTATGTCATCAGCACCGTGTCTAATATTGTTCTCAACCTGCTCCTTATCCCCATCTACTCCTTCTACGCGGCAGCCGTGATCACTGTCTTGACCGAGGCGTGGGCGTGCAGTGCCGCCTACGTTATTGTTTGGAGGCACCTGGGGTGGAGACCGCGGCTTGACCGTCTGTCGCGAGCGACGTTGGCCGCTCTGGTCATGAGCCTAATAGTGTTGCTTCTGAGGGGTGAGAATCTGGCAGTTCAGGTGGCCGTGGGAGGTGGGGTCTATTTCGCCGTCCTCTTTCTGACCGGTGCGATCAACAGAGAAATGATGAGAACCCTGCTGGGCAGGGTCGATTGA
- a CDS encoding lactate utilization protein, protein MDEVYSSYISKLIARTVESLEKRGFDAFSAESGAAARDLVLGMIPAGSTIGVGGSVTLRQIGLVEALESRGHTVYQRWGSQVTKATATDTDSRRAQLACDVFLSSSNAVTVEGELVNVDGIGNRVASMIFGPGKVIVVAGWNKIVPDVNGAIQRIRNVAAPLNAKRLELSVPCAKTGYCLDCDAPDNMCRVTTIISRKPRRTDTAVVLVAEQLGF, encoded by the coding sequence ATGGACGAGGTTTATTCATCATACATCAGTAAGTTGATCGCACGAACAGTCGAGTCACTTGAGAAGCGTGGTTTCGACGCGTTTTCTGCCGAGAGCGGCGCCGCCGCCAGGGATTTAGTCCTGGGTATGATCCCTGCCGGTTCCACCATAGGCGTGGGTGGCTCTGTGACGCTGCGGCAGATAGGCCTCGTCGAGGCTTTGGAGTCGCGCGGTCACACGGTCTATCAGCGCTGGGGATCACAGGTTACTAAGGCCACTGCCACCGATACGGATTCTCGACGCGCACAGCTCGCATGCGATGTGTTCTTGAGTAGTTCAAATGCTGTTACGGTCGAGGGCGAGCTTGTGAACGTCGACGGAATCGGAAACAGGGTAGCCTCGATGATTTTCGGACCCGGGAAGGTGATCGTGGTCGCCGGATGGAATAAGATAGTCCCGGACGTGAACGGAGCGATCCAGAGGATAAGAAACGTGGCCGCCCCGCTTAACGCGAAGCGGCTGGAACTGAGCGTTCCCTGCGCCAAGACGGGCTATTGTCTTGACTGTGATGCCCCGGACAACATGTGCAGGGTCACCACGATCATCTCACGAAAACCTAGAAGAACAGACACGGCCGTCGTCCTGGTGGCGGAACAACTGGGCTTCTAG
- a CDS encoding class I SAM-dependent methyltransferase has translation MQMHRKAWEYCYIVQALHECGMLAPGRRGLGFAVGQEPLSAMFASLGCEIVASDLDMDKVDKAKWVETNQHAASLEVLNQRGICEADSFRRRVTFRFLDMRELPDGLGTFDFMWSSCSLEHLGTIAQGEKFILESLKYLKPGGVAVHTTEFNVRSNLLTLTRGPIVVFRRRDLERIAKRLGRLGYAVDLDFSSGNLPYDKVIDRPPYKEEIHLKLWLSFYVVTSFGLIIERPRGD, from the coding sequence ATGCAGATGCATAGAAAGGCCTGGGAATACTGTTACATCGTACAAGCGCTTCACGAGTGCGGCATGTTGGCGCCTGGGCGGCGGGGACTAGGCTTTGCGGTCGGGCAAGAACCGCTCTCGGCAATGTTCGCCAGCCTTGGGTGCGAAATAGTGGCGTCCGATCTAGATATGGATAAGGTGGACAAGGCCAAGTGGGTCGAAACAAATCAGCATGCGGCCTCCCTCGAAGTACTGAATCAGCGGGGCATCTGCGAGGCAGACTCGTTTCGTCGGCGAGTCACGTTTCGCTTCCTTGATATGCGGGAGTTGCCCGATGGATTGGGAACGTTCGACTTCATGTGGTCATCATGCTCACTGGAACACCTGGGAACCATAGCACAGGGAGAGAAATTCATTCTTGAATCCTTGAAGTATCTCAAGCCAGGCGGCGTCGCTGTTCACACGACGGAGTTCAATGTGCGATCGAACCTCTTGACTCTAACGCGAGGGCCTATCGTTGTGTTCCGACGCAGAGACCTGGAGCGAATTGCGAAGCGGTTGGGCCGATTGGGATACGCAGTGGATTTGGATTTCTCGTCGGGCAATCTTCCGTACGACAAGGTGATAGACAGGCCACCCTACAAAGAAGAAATCCACCTCAAGCTGTGGCTGAGTTTCTACGTTGTCACATCCTTCGGGCTGATCATAGAACGCCCTCGAGGTGATTAG